The Bradysia coprophila strain Holo2 unplaced genomic scaffold, BU_Bcop_v1 contig_297, whole genome shotgun sequence DNA window ATACCACATCATAGACTATCAATCGGTGTACCAATCTGATTGGGTTAAGCACTTGTCTCAAATCCGAAGCGGACCTCAACAGAGTTCAACTCGTCTGTTAGAAGCAGAAGTTATTGAAATGTTTGATCAAACAATGTTTCTGAAATCAGATAACGCAGGTAGAAATTCAGCTCTCTGGCAGGCTTTGAgcattttatcgaaattgcctgaaattgaattcattcGGCTTGAATCAAACTATTACCAATTCAACTTCGACCAACTGAAAAATGTCACTTGTAGCTTGGATCTTACTAATGTCCATCGATCACTTTTGCTGTTTCCGGAATATCCTGACATTCGTATACAGCGTCAAAACTTTGATCTTTGTTTCTCTTGTTCTTTAACCAAAAGCGTTTTAGTTTTGCAAGGTGTATTTAAAGAAGGATTTGACAGTCATGTAAGCATGCAATATTATTTAACAAGTTCTAATTTAGATGTATTGGCTCGTTCTTATGGTCAAATTACAAAACATAAAGGGCCGATTTCTCTTCTTGATCAACCATTTTATCCAGCTATAACAATAGAAGAACTTTATGATTTTATAATCAatctatgatatttttgtaacaattacaaaaatctattgagaaaatatcagtcagtcagtcaagggacctgacccacccatatGGTGGGGCCTTGTGATTTTATATGTATTAAGACACTGTCCGTAAACACAGAAACAAGTTTTTCTCAGTAACGTGAATAAATCGAGGGCCACGTCACTTAAGTTCATATCTCCGATATTTCATAAATTACCCGACATGAAGTCAATCGGTCATATCACGGCAgtgtaaaataaaccaggcaggagcggctcatttttgaaacgtcaaataagggacctgttgtaatacactgtatgaaaatgaactcaaatgaacactgacataaattgcaaaaaaatttggctaccagataattcaggtccctagtcaaatcaagcgctcctgcctggtttactttactctgccgtggtcaTATGGTTTGGaagatattgtcgaaaaactgaaaagaaTCTAGAGATTCTCTAGTAGAGAATACAcccgcggaattttgaaaaccgacacattttctgttttttgtgaattttgcgtgtatttttatatggagaaattagaaactcaagtaaagcACAGagacagaaaatgtgtcggttctcaaaattccgcgTGTGTACGACGAGAAATGCTAATGTATGCCGAGATATGGTAGATATACCCTTTAGTGATGTTGTCATCGAAATGATCAAGAGAATAGAGAATGTCAATAACGTTGAGAAAATTCTCATTTACCGACTTtgcttcaaaatttgttttatcacatttttagCGGAAAGATCGACCAACCACTGCGTTTTTTCTTGTGGTTATTATGTGCGCAATGCGCATACTTCTCACATGTGCAGGCGTGTGATAGTAAAAATTGCAGTTTTAGCCAAAGCAACGTATCACATTGTATTTGTGCTTTGACGAGCTTTCAAGAGCTTTGAGCTTCTCTTATATTCCATTGGAAAAGTGGTATACAAAAGAAGCTCAAATCTCTTAAGAGCTATTTCAAAGCAAAGACACAAATGGGATACGTTGTTTTGACGGCAGCAAAACCGTATTACAGGACGAATAGAAGGTCGATGATGGGTTCAAATATTCGTTAAAAAGTATAAAATGCAAACTAAATGTGAATTTCCTcaagtttaattttaagaaaatatattgTTACTGGACAACATTagaaaatgaagtagaagGAAAGAATTAAAAAGAATTAGCAATTAGTTCAACCTCTCAAAGCAATTTCTAAATCAAAATAGAGTAAAAGGAGGTCAGCAGTGGGTTGTGATATGTTATTTTTACAAGTTGGTAAAACATGCATTCGTACATGATACCACCTGAAAGCCCGTGCTTAAATCCACGTAATAAACACATACTAAGTGAGCTAACCTTAATCCATTTGTTAATTATTCCATAaaaatcatacaaaaattgtaaaaaaccaaaactaaaaacgacaaaataaaaaatgtttgagaaCTTTCCATAGTTGACTCTTTAGTCTTTATGGCATTTTTTTGacatcacacaaaaaagttCTTATATGGGGTTTACATGGGAACTTCAAGGAGCCCTACCTCCCAGACAAGCACCTACCTCCATATTCTGCTCGGAtatcttagaatgacgactagcaactcccaaaataaataaaaaatcgaatgaaacGTTTAAGAGATAATCTCGAATAGATGAATAGATTAATCAAACGTTATATAGTTAATTACTGTACAGTTCAGTACTGTATACAGGGCTGGACTGGTTCTCTTGTGAAATGTAGGAAAAAGGGCTTGAAGGTACGATAAAGCGCCAAAAAACACTTCCGAAAGGCGCAAAAATAgcaaattgaaagaaaattatcaaaGAGCACTTGCGATTTGCCAAGCCACTACTCGCCacgtatggccagtccgggcctgacTATATCATTGAACATTTgaacagaaacaaaattgtatttagAACGACTCGCTTTCAGTACCAGCGCCAGTACCCATTCAGTACCCATTCGCAAACGAACAAATTGACGACTTGAAGATGTTGAATCGTGTTCATTCAGGTAGGTTAGGTTTCTTCAGTGTTCGGGATGTTTACTTAAAAGCTGCTGAAAGGTATCACTGGTATACCTTCGACTCAGCTACATAACGATGATGCTTGCTCGATGGTTATCGGCTGTGTGCAGGTAAAACTTCCAGTAATTAAGAGGGaaaattgaactatcaaaaggGTCAACGCATACATGTATTGGTTAAATAACCTCCATActaacaacacacactctacggggaATAATGATCGAGAGGTTGTTTGGCAGGGTGAAACGAAAAAACATATGAAACTGCTGGTCCCTCCGAGCAGAGTGAAACGAATTTGACGCACATCTCGACCATTATtctccgtagagtgtgtgttgtttgtatggaggttatttagtattggtgtaaaattatactaaatgtgtatcttatacaaactgatgttgggaccacctTAGACTAATCATACCTAGACAGGAATTACGTACGGCGAAAAGTGGTCCctacatcagtttgtataatatTCATATTTCGTATGAATTTACACCAACACATGTAGGCGTTGACTATTTTGATAGTTGTCAATTTTTCATGTTATTGTTTTTCGCGTCGCGACGttgtgatttttaattttgtttaaacaatttaaatattcaattcaattcaatcattcaaattaaaatacgGTGCATTGTACCACGTGGAAATATGTTTTATTAAGGACTACCGAAGTAGGAGCGTAAGAGGCaacaaatgttcatttttccGGTATAATTTTGTGCGCAGAGACCGTTTTTCCGAATTATTTGTGTGACGACAGGtatattcaacaaatttataaattatggACCTTAATTAGCGTATTTACAGCCTTACCAATGTTCAGTTCATAGTCGGTTAATCGGTTAATAATctatagaaattttttatcaatttcgaTGTAATTCAATGTCCGACTAATATAATCATTTTAGTAGGCACATTCAAATTCTACGCGCTAATTTTGGTGGGCAAATTAGTAGGAAAAATATCACACTATCAAATAATTCGTATGTGATGTAGGGGCCACtttttttacgtaattttgttcgtaatttcAGTACCACTTTGTAGTCATTTCAGCTCTGTTATTTTGTTCATTCGagtcttttcaaaaatcatttcaatgtttttagtcTAATAGCCTCGCGCTGTGGGTGAGGTCTACtgttgcatttagtccgttgctaaatcgtaacgtaaaaaaacccGGCGCTGCCCTTTCtatctaggtataattactctaagttgggaccacatttcgacgtacaaatttcctctctagttGTAATTACTCTTAGCTTATACATTTATCCTTTGGGTAAATTCGGTACTTTTGCTTAAGATCcgataggtctgttccaaggccatacgaattgttaAATTAGCCAAAATAAGCGCGAAGCAGCTTCAATgcgtaaaacttttttctgtatacgtgagagtgtattggtgagctatgatatgaatcggtccGACCGATTCGGtcggtagggaaagtaaacggtcgagaaggaaagtaacggcTGGTAAGgaatgcaccaacacactctcactattacataaaaatatctttcaacatatcccaatacacactcgatatgtgttttcgcttgggcttcgcccgtgcgtgcacacacatcttgtgtgtattggggtatgttgaaatacACTATTGAAAGCTGTCACTATAAGTATACGGCCCACTGTATccatatttcataaataaatttttaatttcagtaaatttcttGCGAATAAATGACGAATCTCATATTAATGGACCTTAGAATTATggcaatgaattaatttttaaatttcaaacagcGATTGCTGATATATTCAGAGATGAAAAAGTGCCTGCTGGCCTCACAgatgttaaatttaaactCATTAATGTTGCTTTTATCGTCGACATTTGCCGTTACCGTACGGATTTAGCGTTAGTCTGTGGCATTtagcgttaaaaaaatctgacgttaGAATAGATGAATCAAACGGTAGTTAATTACCATACAGTTCACTGAAGTTCGAATAGAAAGAACTactccaattttttttttcaatttttttttttcgacgatCTCAATCTCAAGAATTTCATTCTTCGTCGATTacaaaaaatcttgaaaatcggttaagaattactcgaatTGTAATGAAAACCAGTgtagaatattttcaaaaaatcattaTTGATCGTTTTGGACATTTGATGTGATTTTCTGTCACTGTCTTTCAAGGGAATAAGAGAAGCCAAGAcgaattattataaaaatgtttcttcttttcacatatttttttctctccatcTATCGATGTTCTATATATAAACCATGCGAATACGAAGAAAGCAAAGTCAAAACTGCGTAAAATAGTCGAGAGTGTTGGTGATACATTACAATTACATTTAAGCCAAAGTTCTTTCAAACACAAACGTTCTAGATGAAACATGATGCATCGCTCCAAATTGTACTACGTACCAGTACATTGATCTACAAAGGCCCATATTTTGTGTGACTATTACTATCACTCTTTGATAGCAGAAATGAGTCGTAGAATATCCTGACTAATGAATTGCTTCACTCACATGTGTTTCGGATTAAAACAGAAGAGGATGTCATATAAGCACAGTTTTAGTAGATAAATATCAATGTTATCGGTCAAACAAGTAAAGTCAGTAAAGTCGATGTACTGACAACGAAAGTAAGTTTTTCTTCTGATCACATTTAGACAAATCTGTAAATTCAAGTGAAATGTTTCAGTAACCATGGGAGAATATTACGGATTAAATGTGAAAAGCTTATGCAAGTTAATGGAATGTAGTGGTCAAGAAGGCGCCATCGAAATTAACAAGCTGGGTGGCGTGGAAGGAATCTGTGAACAATTGGGTACATGTCCAACTCAAGGAATAACAAACTCAACAGAGCATCGACGCGCCACATTCGGTAGTAATTCTACATCGACGAAAACTCGAGAAACGTTCTTGACAATACTGGGTGACGCCTTTCgcgataaattttttataacgTTGCTGATTCTGTTTTTGATTCTATTCGAAATTCACAAATtaatatttgttgttgttgcaatAGTCGTGACTGTTGCGTTTGACAATTTTATGGTGTGCAAGTATCGGCGTTATTTTGATGTTGGTAGTCAATCGAAAGCAGTGACTGTAATTCGAAATGCGACTGTGACGAGCataaatattgatgatgttgttgttggtgaTGTGTGCATTTTAAATGAGAATAATGTCGTACCAGCGGATggtattttaattgaaagtgATGGTCTCAAGTTAGACGAATCGTTTATGAATGGGACCTCGTGTTATACGAAAAAAGGTAAACATCTCGACGCAATGATACTATGTGGAAGTGAAGTAATTGCTGGCAGTGGAATTATGGCGGTAACAGCTGTGGGAGTGAACACGCGTAAAGGACAGATTTCTCAGGTGATGGAGATTCGAGCAAAGAATGGCAAAAGTAATCAAATTGTGAGTGTAGACAGTGAGCGAATAACTTTCGATGCAGAAGCAAGTATTCTACGACAGaagattcaaaaattattttggaaaattgctTGCATTTGCTCGGTTATTGGTGGAATTATTTTCGTTATAATGATAGGACAGTTTTCAGTAAAGAAATTTGCGATTGAATCAAGACCTTGGGCAAACCATTATTTCAAAGACATAATATGGCGTCTGGCCGTATCCATCAGAGTCTCTGTATCCGGACTACCAGAGAGTATTGTTTTAGTAGTTCCGACTACGTTATTCATAACGTTTAAAAAGCTCTACCAGGAGAACATCTATTTCCGTCGTCTATACAAATGTGAAGCAATGGGAAATGTATCGTCGATTTGCTTTGATAAAACTGGAACATTGAccacaaataaaatggaagTTGTGCTGTCTCATATATGTGATCATCAACAAACATGGACCACTGGAAATGACCAACAAGCTATACCGAATAACATCCTCAAGTTGATAGCAGATAATGTATCGATAAACTCATCCACACACATCAATAATGATGGCAACATGGAACAGTTCGGAAATTACACAGAACGTGCTCTATTGgactttgttacaaaaatcgatctaaACTTCCAAACAATCCGAGATACACACTCTACACAGCGAGTGGCCCATGTCTTTCCTTTTAATTCTGATCGAAAATACATGGGCACTGCAATAATGTCAATAGGTAATGGAACTGGTTATCGACTCTTCATCAAGGGAGCGTCTGAAATTGTACTTgacaaatgtaattttatgttcGGTGAAAACGGCAAACTGATGCACATGACAAATACCTTGCGCGATCACCTCCAAAATGAAGTTATAAAGTCGATAGCTACAAAACGTTTAAGAACAATCACATTAGCATATCGTGACTTTGTTACCGAGAAAACTGCTGTCCATGAAACTTATGTAAATTGTGAACCGAATTGGAACGACGAAGTGAATATTGTGCAAAATTTAACGTTTCTTGGCGTACTTGGAATTGATGATCCAATAAGACCCGACGCTCCTGACACAATCAAGACTCTTACATCGTTGGGCATCACTGTTCGAATGATTAGTGGTGACGACATCGAAACTGCAAAAGCGGTCGCAATAAAATGTGGAATAATGGAAACAGATGGAGAGAACGTAGCGTTGGATGCTACAGAGCTTAACCGTTGCATTCGAGACAAGGATGGTGTCATTCAGCACTATTTGTTTAATACTTTGTATCCCAATTTGCGAGTGATTGCCAGAGCTTCACCTATCGATAAGTACAACATGATTGATGGCCTCAAACGGAATGGTGAAATCGTGGCAATGGTTGGTAATAGTGATGGAGATGCTCTAGCATTGAAAAAAGCAGATATTGGAATTACACTTAATCCATTAGGTGCCGTCGCCGCCTGGGATGCATCCACTGTCTTGTTAAATAATGGTAAATTAGATGGAATTGTACGAACTGTTTTATGGGGTCGTAATTGCTATAACTCAATTGCTAAATTTGTGCAATTTGCATTGAGTGCTAAAGTGGTAATTTTTGTGGTTACATGTCTTTTTTCATTGGGTGGTGTATTTTCCTACATAgcttcaaacatttttataattgaCTTGTTTCTGGCCATTCTGGCGCTGGTATCGGCatattttacacacaaaatcaCGAACGATTTGTCGCTGAACCGATCTTATGGACGAAGTGAATCTATAATTTCGAAGACgatgaaaaaaaacatttggtGTCAGTcggttttccaaatttttgtattgattGCACTCATGTGTATGTTATCGTATATTATGGAAAATCACCTAATTCCGATCGTTTTCGTTATGATGACTTTCTTTAACGTATTCAATTCAAGAAAGCTTTTTACCGAACGTAACAtatttgatggaatttgttctAATCTATCCCTGTGCGTTGTTTGGGTTGGTGCTTTAATTGTACATGTGCTTCAAACCCAATGTATCATACACCTTTTACCGCCAGATTATAACGAATGCGAACCTTTGTATTTATTTGAGTGGATTTTCTCAACATTGGTTGGCTGTAGTATTTTGATCTGGCACCAATTACTATTATGTTGCTGTAAAGAAAAACAGGTCGAACATAATATTTCAGCGGTATAACGAATGTGTGGGGTTATCCGAGGCTGCAAATTTACgatgatgggatcgacaattatgctgcgttttccattgtaatcggATATTCACCACATGCTACATCccatcaatgcaaaattgctcgtgtgtctTCCGCtttaacatataaaaaattcactttggggaggtcacgcagattgCCTTTTCATTAGATAAGCGAAAATACATCAGTTCTGATGGTATTTACgtacaaaaaaatcatcacgGCGACGAAACCACGAGAggttaattttttgtatgcaCCTTATTATCTTCAACTTTGGTATGTCGCAgagtatctgtatctgcgtaaCCTCATCAAAGTTGATATAATTTCTTAAGACGGAGCAAAATAAGaagtcacaaaaaatttttttattcattttcacatGCATTACCGAGAATCACGAGAATATTAAGACATTTACGTATCAAATAGCTACcatcattttcttcattttctccCACTGTAATCCTTTTTAGCAATTCATGtataaatcaatattttaattgcaTTAAACTTCTCGAACATTTTTTCcagatttgttttttaatgtttcgtCACTGATATGTAACCTTGGTATTTACAATGAAAGTAtcaaccaggtatggtctgttcatacaaaccagaggacatagcgatttaatataaacaaactcacctctcacgagagttgagtttgtttatatgaaatctcTATGTCCTCCACTACATGGAAAGtgtgacattcgaccataccttgtgttgacctTGGTGTTGACGAACATTGGGTATTTACTCTATTCCTTGTAGATTTTCTGTATTTTGTCATCAATATACACGTCGGGTTCAAAGACAAAACTAGATATTACTAGTTatggaatattttatttaattggaaTTGCGGACGATATAGTCCATATGAACTTCATTTAGTGCATCGATTACATGTGGAATAATTTCGgttaaaataattcatttcgaggtaacaattttgtgataaaagtaaACTTTCAAGTGTGgttttgcaatgaaaatttcaaccaGGTATTGTCTGTCCATTCAAATCGgtggacatagcgatttcatataaacaaactcatcTTTCAttccaaattcaccaaaacaaatgaaaaatactcgaaatcgctatgtcctccccTTCCCCTCAGAGAGATGCTGATACGACGAATATGTCGGATGACAGCTGGTTTTTCTCTctaacaaattcaaaatcattagACATTTTCCACCTACATTCGACATATTCGCAGGATCCCATGTAACATACTGTTACATGACGAAGGATAAAAAGTAACCCCACTTAATGTTTCGTCAAGTTTCTGTTTCGTCCTTAACCACAATAAATTGACGTTAACTGCCAtcaatttactggtttttaaatgaaaatcgttcgttcaatagatcattgtcactGTCGTTTGAGCTATCAGATAAGTTGTCGAATGGGGCGGCTCTGTGAACGAACATCTGAGGtcagctttgtgaaattgacaattttaGAGAGAAGAAACCGCTATTTGACACAGATCtattcatttgatattttccgacatgtctgacagctggggtcgtgtctgacgtttacaaggtcatgaaaatgatgtatAAGCACAAAAACGTGACTTTTCAACAGTTCCTATGGGGCAATCAATATTACAGTTAGCGATGTTAATGGGAGAGATGAGTTTAAATGGAGATTTTCGAAAGTGTAGGGTTGCAGTTCAGTTTCAAAATAAACTGTTATGACGCAGAAGTGTTTtgtcacgacagagtaaactTAActaggcaggagcgctgatttgactagggacctgaacaatcgtagccctatattttttgcgaataaaatctatcaatttatgtcagtgttaatttaagttcattttcatagtgTAAGgtccagggactattttggggaaaattattggaaaaataaggaaaatagagaaaatcgggaaaattaAGGGAAACAGGGgaaaaaatagggaaaattgggaaaagattgaggaaaattttccctgttttccttatttttcctattttccttattttccttatttttttttattttttttattttcccaatttttctgtttttcttaatttttcctattttccatattttcccaattttctttaattttcaaaattttcttttttttccaaattagtCTCTGACCTTAAGTCGAACAGTgtatcaaataaacaattctatgtaaaaaaaaactactttgTGAGACATTGGGCGTAGGGTAATCTGGCACGTCATACAAATTGATGGTGTGCCCATACTATGATCGTCTGTGacagattccccgatgccgGTTAATTGttccatcaatttttatgattttaacgAAAAGTAAGGTTGATTTTATTCAATGTGTTGTCATCGTCACATTctctgttgtttttttttgaattcgaCTATAGATTTTCATCACGAAAACCGTTTAACTCATCACCAGTAGTTGCAATGAAAGTGTACAGTAGTTTAAAACTGCACAATTTTTGAAAGCGACCACTGTATTTCTTTGTCGTTTTTACGATATCcaaaatacaacaaaacaaaagattttcgatGGGGTGAAGAACCTAACAGTTTTCGTAAGGAAAACAAAGGACAAAAAGGACAAAGgacaaaaaatgcaacgtGAAGTTGACCATGACTCCATCACACAAATCAAATTGTTGACAaccaaaaatcattaaaacggaaaattcCTTCAACCTTTACTTTTCGAAAAAGCATAAAAATTGATGGACCACTCAGCTATCAGTTTCGTTCGAAAATGGAGGGAATCGTGGACTGCTTTTATCGAACGTGTATAAGTGTTTGCTACTTGTCAAGCCAACTAGCATAGAGTCAGAATGGGCATTTTCAGCTTGTGGCTACTTGTGTAGTAAAATTCGTTTAAGACTGAACGACGAAACGCTGCACCGTTTGTGCGTTCtttcacttaaaaaaattaagaagttatcacattttcgttttcaacagattctacataaaTTCTAGATCCACAAATTTGACAGTCTTTATATTGAATGGGTTTTGTCCCAGTAAACTGGACGTTATGCGTGTGCGACAAATATTTCAACTaggaataaattcaaaaattgcataCAATATAACAGCTGTCACAATCTGTGGGCTTAGAAATATCAGATCCtacatgaaacaaaaatgtgataataccttttcaaaaagaataaaaacgttttacaATGTCTTTACCATCATTATAAGTCAAAACTCTTGAAGCgacaataaattaatgaattttgctAGTAATTTTTGTGGAAGTGTTTTTGTTACTCAAATCATAATTTCTTGTCAATACCGAAAATCCCGGGATTCAGATTTAAAATCCCGAGTCCCGGTATTGCAAAAACAGTCcgggattgcattccctaCAGCTATgtctcacaaaatatttttagccccgtacgaagtacaaaggggcttataggattacgatgccgtgtgtaattgatggaattcgaagcagacggtaagggcaaagtgtttgcctatgttcatagatgacgaatccgcaataaaaattttgtctgtccgtcacgtcgatatcttgagtaaatcaaatccgatttcaaaaaaaaaatcccctgaaagatagtcgaaatagtgaggctaagttcgaagatgggcatattcgggtaggcccttcgtgagttagggccacctaagtgatttaaggtcttttggtgatatttatggcaaaacaaacgatggaaatgtaaatgacatggcaaatgataggtattgtcaataccaattcaggaaaaaaaagtttttttaaatcgggtgagtggaccgtgagttagggccttagaagtgaaatgctactagggccctatgtgtattttacatagaactcgagtaaatttcattcgtttttcgtaatttttgtttgatttggaaggtaatcgaaggccgaatagaatgttgttgaaaaaaaaaattgggtccttggcctgaggccgctactagggccctatgtgtattttacatataactcgagtaaatttcatccgtctttcgtaatttttgtttcatttggaaggtaatcaaaggccgaaaagaatgtttttgaaaaaaaattaaatttgggtcctcggactaaggccggtactagggccctatgtgtattttacatacaactcgagtaaatttcatccgtttgtcgtaatttctgtttaatttaga harbors:
- the LOC119078459 gene encoding plasma membrane calcium-transporting ATPase 2-like — its product is MGEYYGLNVKSLCKLMECSGQEGAIEINKLGGVEGICEQLGTCPTQGITNSTEHRRATFGSNSTSTKTRETFLTILGDAFRDKFFITLLILFLILFEIHKLIFVVVAIVVTVAFDNFMVCKYRRYFDVGSQSKAVTVIRNATVTSINIDDVVVGDVCILNENNVVPADGILIESDGLKLDESFMNGTSCYTKKGKHLDAMILCGSEVIAGSGIMAVTAVGVNTRKGQISQVMEIRAKNGKSNQIVSVDSERITFDAEASILRQKIQKLFWKIACICSVIGGIIFVIMIGQFSVKKFAIESRPWANHYFKDIIWRLAVSIRVSVSGLPESIVLVVPTTLFITFKKLYQENIYFRRLYKCEAMGNVSSICFDKTGTLTTNKMEVVLSHICDHQQTWTTGNDQQAIPNNILKLIADNVSINSSTHINNDGNMEQFGNYTERALLDFVTKIDLNFQTIRDTHSTQRVAHVFPFNSDRKYMGTAIMSIGNGTGYRLFIKGASEIVLDKCNFMFGENGKLMHMTNTLRDHLQNEVIKSIATKRLRTITLAYRDFVTEKTAVHETYVNCEPNWNDEVNIVQNLTFLGVLGIDDPIRPDAPDTIKTLTSLGITVRMISGDDIETAKAVAIKCGIMETDGENVALDATELNRCIRDKDGVIQHYLFNTLYPNLRVIARASPIDKYNMIDGLKRNGEIVAMVGNSDGDALALKKADIGITLNPLGAVAAWDASTVLLNNGKLDGIVRTVLWGRNCYNSIAKFVQFALSAKVVIFVVTCLFSLGGVFSYIASNIFIIDLFLAILALVSAYFTHKITNDLSLNRSYGRSESIISKTMKKNIWCQSVFQIFVLIALMCMLSYIMENHLIPIVFVMMTFFNVFNSRKLFTERNIFDGICSNLSLCVVWVGALIVHVLQTQCIIHLLPPDYNECEPLYLFEWIFSTLVGCSILIWHQLLLCCCKEKQVEHNISAV